DNA from Variovorax sp. V213:
TCGGCCACGGTGCGCACGCCCCCGCCCACCGTCAACGGAATGAAGACCTGCGACGCCACCGCCTCGATGATCGGCAGGATCAGGTCGCGTCCGTCGCTGGTGGCCGTGATGTCGAGAAAAGTGAGCTCGTCGGCGCCCTGCGCGTTGTAACGGGCCGCAATTTCGACCGGGTCGCCGGCATCTCTCAGCTCGAGAAAATTGACGCCCTTGACGACGCGGCCGCCGGTGACGTCGAGACAGGGAATGATGCGTTTTGCGAGCATGGTCGTCGGTCGTAAGGAAAAGTTCATTCAGAGAACGCGCAGCTGCTGCCAGCCCTGCCATTGCGCCCCGGGCAGGAGCAGCACCTGCTCGTCGATGCGCGCGGCCTCGACGCACAGCATGTGCCGATACCCATCTTCGGGCATGTCGGCGAGTTTCGCACCGAGCACCGCGCCGGGGTTCCACACCACGGTTTCGCTGCAGCTCGCACTTTGCGCGATCTCGAGCGTGCCGCTCGGCTGCACCAGGCGCATCGGCTTGGCGGGAGCGGCATAGACGCTGTCGAACTCGGCATCGAAGCGCAGCGCCGGCGCCGTCTCCACGTGGCGGTCGTCGCGCAGAGAATCCCAGCGGTTGGCCCCCTGGAGGCCTTCCAGCCGCACCTGGGCAATATCGTCGACGCGCAGATAGGTGTGCAGCGCCGCGGCAAAGCTGAAGGGCGCATGGTCGATATTGAGCAGCGCCAGCGTGGTGCGCAGCCGCCCCGGGCCCATGCCGATCTGAAGGCGCGCCTCGAAAGAGTGCGGCCAGAGCTTGCGGGTGGCCGGGTTGTCGCGCAGCCGCAAGACCAGTTCGCCCGAAGCGGCGTCGACGCCCCGGTTTTCCCAAGGCAGATTGCGCATGAATCCATGCTTGGGCAGCATGCCGCGCTGGTTGAACTGGGGGCAGCAAATCGGCACGCCGCCGCG
Protein-coding regions in this window:
- a CDS encoding D-hexose-6-phosphate mutarotase, whose translation is MDISSIEFCGQPALRATGADGSAFIVSLHGAQLLSWTTADRVERLYLSPRAVFDGQAAIRGGVPICCPQFNQRGMLPKHGFMRNLPWENRGVDAASGELVLRLRDNPATRKLWPHSFEARLQIGMGPGRLRTTLALLNIDHAPFSFAAALHTYLRVDDIAQVRLEGLQGANRWDSLRDDRHVETAPALRFDAEFDSVYAAPAKPMRLVQPSGTLEIAQSASCSETVVWNPGAVLGAKLADMPEDGYRHMLCVEAARIDEQVLLLPGAQWQGWQQLRVL